From Polynucleobacter sp. MWH-Braz-FAM2G, a single genomic window includes:
- the rpmF gene encoding 50S ribosomal protein L32: protein MAVQQNKKSPSKRGMHRAHDFLTAPATAVEATTGEAHLRHHISPNGYYRGRKVVKTKND, encoded by the coding sequence ATGGCCGTTCAACAAAACAAAAAATCACCTTCCAAACGTGGCATGCATCGTGCGCACGACTTTTTGACCGCACCTGCTACGGCTGTTGAAGCCACAACTGGTGAGGCTCATTTGCGCCACCACATTTCACCTAATGGCTACTATCGTGGCCGTAAAGTTGTTAAAACAAAAAACGACTAA
- a CDS encoding beta-ketoacyl-ACP synthase III: MSIFARVAGTGSYLPEMRLTNQDLVERLAKTGLETSDEWIKTRSGISARHFAAENELTSDLAVKASQAALESAGITSEELDLIILATSTPDHLGGFPSTACVVQDKLGAHTACAAFDVQAVCAGFTYALAIADAFIRAGSYRKVLVIGSETFSRILNFQDRGTCVLFGDGAGAVVLEASNEAGILSTALHADGSQRDILCVPGRAGNGEVHGSPYMTMDGQAVFKLAVKVLEQVAHEALAKANLKPEQIDWLVPHQANIRIMEGTAKKMGMSMDKVIVTVHEHGNTSAASIPLALDSGVRSGQIQRGQHLLLEGVGGGFAWGAVAIKY, from the coding sequence ATGAGTATCTTTGCAAGAGTGGCCGGCACTGGAAGTTATCTTCCGGAAATGCGATTGACCAATCAAGATCTAGTAGAGCGCCTTGCTAAAACTGGTCTCGAGACCAGTGATGAATGGATTAAAACACGTAGCGGAATCTCTGCACGTCATTTTGCTGCTGAGAATGAGCTCACTAGCGACTTAGCAGTGAAGGCTTCGCAAGCAGCGCTTGAGAGCGCTGGCATTACATCTGAAGAATTAGACCTCATTATTTTGGCAACATCTACACCCGATCATTTAGGCGGCTTTCCAAGTACGGCCTGTGTGGTGCAAGACAAATTAGGAGCTCATACTGCATGTGCTGCTTTTGATGTACAAGCAGTTTGCGCTGGTTTTACATACGCTCTCGCGATTGCCGATGCTTTTATTCGTGCGGGAAGCTATCGGAAAGTGTTGGTGATTGGCTCTGAAACATTTTCACGCATCCTGAACTTTCAAGATCGCGGTACTTGTGTTTTGTTTGGTGATGGCGCTGGTGCAGTAGTTCTTGAGGCTTCAAATGAGGCGGGTATTCTTTCAACAGCATTACATGCTGATGGTAGTCAACGCGATATTTTGTGTGTTCCTGGGCGCGCAGGTAATGGCGAAGTGCATGGTTCTCCATATATGACCATGGATGGTCAAGCGGTCTTTAAGCTAGCTGTTAAGGTGCTAGAGCAAGTAGCTCATGAGGCATTAGCAAAGGCTAATCTCAAGCCAGAACAAATTGATTGGCTGGTGCCGCATCAAGCCAATATTCGGATTATGGAAGGCACTGCCAAGAAGATGGGCATGTCTATGGATAAGGTTATTGTCACGGTGCATGAGCACGGCAACACCTCCGCTGCATCGATCCCATTAGCACTAGATTCGGGTGTGCGCTCTGGACAAATTCAGCGCGGTCAACATCTTCTATTAGAGGGTGTTGGTGGAGGCTTTGCATGGGGCGCGGTTGCCATTAAGTATTAG
- the plsX gene encoding phosphate acyltransferase PlsX has product MSVTLAIDAMGGDHGVVVTVPAACDFLEKHSDVKIVLVGDPDLIKQVLSKSPKAPMERIQITPASEVVLMDDPIEVALRRKKDSSMRVAITQVKEGVADAVVSSGNTGALMAISRYILKTLEGVDRPAIATAIPNELGLGTTMLDLGANADCEPMHLVQFAQMANVMVQVVDGKPNPSIGLLNIGEEVIKGNEVVKQTSELLRQTSLNFYGNVEGNDIFKGTTDIVVCDGFVGNVVLKASEGLAKMMSGFIREEFNRSWLTKLMAVCAMVPLLRVRKRVDHRRYNGAVLLGLRGCVIKSHGSADRFAFGFALDRAYEAAKNRMVERIAAAFVVETKV; this is encoded by the coding sequence ATGAGCGTTACTCTAGCAATTGATGCCATGGGCGGAGATCATGGAGTCGTCGTGACGGTTCCTGCTGCCTGCGATTTTTTAGAAAAACATTCTGATGTCAAGATTGTCCTAGTGGGCGATCCCGACTTGATCAAGCAAGTTTTAAGTAAGTCCCCCAAGGCTCCCATGGAGCGCATTCAAATCACCCCCGCTAGTGAAGTGGTGTTGATGGATGATCCTATTGAAGTTGCTTTGCGTCGCAAAAAAGATTCGTCTATGCGCGTTGCAATTACACAAGTCAAGGAGGGCGTAGCGGATGCCGTTGTCTCTTCTGGCAATACCGGTGCCCTGATGGCGATTTCTCGCTATATTCTGAAAACACTTGAAGGTGTAGATCGTCCTGCCATTGCGACTGCTATTCCAAATGAGCTAGGTCTCGGAACAACAATGTTGGATCTGGGCGCTAATGCTGATTGCGAGCCAATGCACTTAGTGCAATTTGCGCAAATGGCAAACGTTATGGTGCAGGTGGTTGATGGCAAACCGAATCCATCTATCGGGTTGCTGAATATCGGTGAGGAAGTCATTAAGGGTAATGAAGTGGTGAAGCAAACAAGTGAGTTGTTGCGTCAAACTTCGCTCAATTTTTATGGCAACGTAGAAGGCAATGATATTTTCAAAGGTACCACCGATATTGTGGTGTGCGATGGCTTTGTTGGAAATGTGGTCCTTAAGGCAAGTGAAGGCTTGGCAAAAATGATGAGTGGTTTTATTCGGGAAGAATTTAATCGCTCATGGCTCACTAAGCTTATGGCTGTTTGTGCGATGGTACCTTTGCTCAGAGTGCGTAAGCGTGTTGATCACCGTCGTTATAACGGTGCAGTATTGTTGGGTTTGCGCGGATGTGTGATTAAGAGTCATGGGTCAGCTGACCGTTTTGCATTTGGATTTGCTTTAGATCGCGCATATGAAGCGGCTAAAAATCGTATGGTGGAGCGTATTGCAGCAGCCTTTGTGGTGGAGACAAAAGTATGA
- a CDS encoding RluA family pseudouridine synthase codes for MKSEPISRSLKVKTPSSSAPAAVHLQTIGPEEAGQRLDNYLLRWAKGVPKSHVYRIIRSGEVRVNKKRAEPTTRLIEGDVVRVPPVRIAEPAQMAAVNSAQTKSRAHGYSDKMPILFEDEALLIVDKPAGLAVHGGSGIALGVIETLRITRPELKFLELVHRLDRDTSGVLLLAKKRSALVELHRQIREGQTDKRYFLLAHGEIVQGPQTMQLKYPLHKYLLANGERRVRVDPDGLPSHTALRVTKTFKRDDAAITLAEAQLKTGRTHQIRVHLQKLGHAILGDDKYGFEDIDKLIKSKRLYLHAHLAGFTHPRTGEKMRIESPLPPEFTAMMKTFE; via the coding sequence ATGAAATCCGAACCCATTTCCAGATCCTTAAAGGTAAAAACGCCTTCTTCATCAGCGCCTGCTGCAGTGCATCTTCAGACTATTGGTCCGGAAGAGGCTGGTCAACGTTTAGATAACTATTTACTACGTTGGGCTAAAGGCGTCCCGAAAAGTCATGTTTATCGAATTATTCGGTCGGGTGAGGTGCGGGTCAATAAAAAGCGGGCTGAGCCAACAACCCGCTTAATAGAGGGGGATGTGGTGCGGGTTCCACCCGTTCGAATTGCTGAACCTGCCCAAATGGCTGCCGTGAATTCTGCTCAGACTAAGTCTAGAGCGCATGGCTACTCAGACAAAATGCCTATTCTTTTTGAAGATGAGGCCCTTTTAATAGTAGATAAACCAGCGGGTTTAGCTGTTCATGGTGGTTCGGGTATCGCTCTTGGGGTTATTGAAACCTTGCGGATAACCCGTCCAGAGCTCAAGTTTTTGGAATTAGTTCACCGTTTGGATCGAGATACTTCAGGAGTATTGCTCTTGGCCAAAAAGCGTAGCGCTTTAGTTGAGCTCCATCGTCAAATCCGTGAGGGCCAAACCGACAAGCGCTATTTCTTGCTTGCACATGGAGAAATTGTGCAAGGCCCCCAAACGATGCAACTCAAATACCCGCTTCATAAATATCTTCTCGCCAATGGCGAGCGTCGGGTTCGCGTCGACCCAGATGGTTTACCGAGCCATACGGCATTGAGGGTAACTAAAACCTTTAAACGGGATGATGCAGCGATTACTCTGGCTGAAGCTCAGCTAAAAACTGGGCGTACCCATCAAATTCGGGTGCATCTTCAAAAGCTGGGTCACGCGATTCTGGGGGATGACAAATATGGTTTTGAAGATATCGATAAACTAATTAAATCTAAGCGCTTATATCTTCATGCGCATTTGGCAGGTTTTACGCATCCCCGTACTGGGGAGAAGATGCGGATTGAATCGCCATTGCCTCCAGAATTTACTGCCATGATGAAAACATTTGAGTAG
- the sppA gene encoding signal peptide peptidase SppA produces MENNPNQNWERQALEHLLLENLKETRKARRWKAVLRVLTLLVILGALLSIFDFHLPGKGMGVEKHTALVTLEGEISSSSMANAMDINSSLVSAFENEHSAGVVLRINSPGGSPVQAGMINDEIHRLRKLYPKKPFYVVVEDICASGGYYVAVAADQILVDKASLVGSIGVIMEGFGFTGLMDKLGVTRRMITSGSNKGMLDPFSKENPKQVEMVKTMIDEIHQQFIKVVKEGRGDRLKDIPDLFSGRIWNGEQAVKIGLADGYGTVDTVARDIFKAPDIFDYTMKENFAERVAKRFGAEAGAAAGKALVKTPDLK; encoded by the coding sequence ATGGAAAACAATCCAAATCAAAATTGGGAGCGACAAGCGCTTGAACACCTCTTGTTGGAGAATTTAAAAGAGACACGTAAAGCGCGTCGCTGGAAGGCTGTATTACGAGTACTTACATTGCTTGTGATTTTGGGAGCCTTACTTTCTATATTTGATTTTCATCTTCCTGGAAAAGGTATGGGTGTTGAAAAACATACAGCTTTGGTTACTCTTGAAGGAGAAATTTCCTCAAGCTCGATGGCCAATGCAATGGATATCAATTCATCCTTGGTTTCGGCGTTTGAGAATGAACATAGTGCTGGAGTTGTCTTGCGCATTAATAGTCCTGGCGGTTCCCCAGTTCAGGCCGGCATGATCAATGATGAAATACATCGCTTACGCAAGTTATATCCCAAGAAACCATTTTATGTAGTAGTTGAAGATATTTGCGCATCTGGCGGATACTACGTAGCAGTCGCTGCAGATCAAATCTTGGTTGATAAGGCAAGTCTTGTGGGATCTATCGGCGTCATCATGGAGGGTTTTGGATTCACTGGCTTAATGGATAAGCTTGGTGTGACTCGTCGCATGATTACTTCGGGCTCCAATAAGGGCATGCTTGATCCATTTAGTAAAGAAAATCCCAAGCAAGTTGAAATGGTGAAAACCATGATTGATGAGATTCATCAACAATTTATTAAGGTAGTTAAAGAAGGTCGTGGCGATCGTTTAAAAGATATTCCCGATTTATTCTCCGGTCGAATTTGGAATGGTGAGCAAGCAGTCAAGATTGGACTTGCAGATGGTTATGGCACGGTTGATACGGTTGCGCGCGATATCTTTAAGGCTCCCGATATCTTTGACTACACCATGAAAGAAAACTTTGCTGAGCGAGTAGCTAAGCGCTTTGGAGCTGAGGCCGGAGCCGCTGCAGGCAAAGCGTTGGTTAAGACACCAGACCTTAAGTAA
- a CDS encoding Maf family nucleotide pyrophosphatase: MSIATNAPKNPNLILASTSKYRCELLGRLRIPFEVISPQVDETPLTNESTLELALRLAHAKAAAVAKLHPHAWVIGSDQVADLCGAAIGKPGNFERALAQLQLMRGATVTFHTALCLMKGEMQTTLSVPTEVTFRKLPDDVLENYLLAEEPYDCAGSAKSEGLGISLLESIKSEDPTALIGLPLIALTGLLRDAGFAIPSKTN, from the coding sequence ATGAGTATCGCTACGAATGCCCCAAAAAATCCAAATCTCATCTTGGCCTCAACATCTAAATATCGATGCGAACTTTTAGGGCGTCTGCGCATTCCCTTTGAAGTGATTTCTCCGCAGGTTGATGAAACCCCGCTTACCAACGAGAGCACTCTTGAATTAGCCCTTCGTCTTGCTCATGCCAAAGCAGCGGCAGTTGCAAAATTACATCCTCATGCTTGGGTTATTGGATCTGATCAAGTTGCAGATCTTTGCGGAGCAGCCATTGGCAAGCCTGGTAATTTCGAAAGAGCATTAGCGCAGTTGCAATTGATGCGTGGTGCAACCGTGACATTTCATACAGCACTATGTCTTATGAAAGGTGAAATGCAAACTACATTAAGCGTTCCAACCGAAGTCACTTTTCGCAAGCTCCCCGATGATGTATTAGAAAACTATTTACTGGCTGAGGAGCCTTATGATTGCGCAGGTAGCGCAAAATCTGAAGGTTTAGGCATCAGCCTATTAGAGTCGATCAAAAGCGAGGACCCAACAGCCTTAATTGGCTTACCACTCATTGCATTAACCGGTTTACTACGCGATGCAGGATTTGCGATTCCATCAAAAACTAATTAA
- the moaA gene encoding GTP 3',8-cyclase MoaA → MVEKAIPKVIPIRIDEGRGLTPSIGTHLLQPHGQTKDARGRTLRDLRISVTDRCNFRCTYCMPKEVFDQNYPYLAHKELLSFEEIARLTTIFSTLGVEKIRLTGGEPLLRKNLEVLIEMLAQIQTSDGKPLDLTLTTNGSILRKKAAALKAAGLQRLTVSLDGLDDAIFKKMNDVDFPVADVLDGIQAAQEVGFENIKVNMVVKKGTNDHEIVSMAKHFKGSGVILRFIEFMDVGSSNGWNMDQVLPSKEVIARINEVFPLESIEANYTGEVAQRWRYLDGTGEIGVISSVTQTFCHECTRARISTDGQMYLCLFANEGFDFKTLLRSGKSDLEIANAVMNTWSTRDDHYSEIRGLNTDTQSSNNRKVEMSYIGG, encoded by the coding sequence ATGGTTGAAAAAGCAATCCCCAAAGTGATTCCTATACGCATTGATGAAGGCAGAGGACTAACTCCGTCTATTGGCACTCACCTACTTCAACCACATGGTCAAACTAAAGACGCTCGCGGCCGCACCCTAAGAGATCTGCGCATATCTGTAACTGATCGCTGCAACTTTCGCTGCACCTATTGCATGCCAAAAGAAGTATTCGATCAAAACTATCCTTATCTAGCTCATAAAGAATTATTAAGCTTTGAGGAAATAGCTCGCCTAACGACAATTTTCTCTACTTTGGGTGTTGAAAAAATTAGACTAACTGGTGGCGAACCTTTATTGCGCAAAAACTTAGAAGTGCTCATTGAAATGCTGGCACAAATTCAGACATCTGATGGCAAGCCGCTAGATCTTACATTAACGACTAACGGCAGTATCTTACGTAAAAAAGCGGCTGCATTAAAAGCTGCTGGTCTACAAAGATTAACAGTCAGTCTAGATGGCTTAGACGATGCCATCTTTAAGAAAATGAATGATGTTGATTTTCCGGTAGCCGATGTACTGGATGGAATTCAAGCAGCTCAAGAAGTTGGCTTTGAGAATATCAAAGTGAATATGGTTGTTAAAAAAGGCACCAACGATCACGAGATTGTTTCAATGGCTAAACACTTCAAAGGTAGCGGTGTCATTCTGCGCTTTATTGAATTTATGGATGTCGGCAGCTCGAATGGATGGAATATGGATCAAGTGCTGCCATCCAAAGAAGTGATTGCCAGAATTAACGAAGTGTTCCCGCTTGAGTCGATTGAAGCAAACTACACTGGTGAAGTTGCACAGCGTTGGCGCTATCTCGATGGCACAGGGGAGATTGGTGTGATCTCGAGCGTTACCCAAACCTTTTGCCATGAATGCACCAGAGCACGAATTTCCACTGATGGTCAAATGTATCTCTGCCTGTTTGCGAATGAAGGCTTTGATTTCAAAACCTTATTGCGCTCTGGAAAAAGTGATCTTGAAATAGCCAACGCAGTAATGAATACCTGGTCTACCCGTGATGATCACTATTCAGAAATTCGGGGCTTAAATACCGACACCCAATCATCCAATAACCGTAAGGTTGAAATGTCATATATTGGTGGTTAA
- a CDS encoding DUF177 domain-containing protein has protein sequence MNRNQVLPQVELPTEPNALKKVDFCAPQSYKGAGFLGISDLPRVAEEVSTAIPGDGFDWSIETHFEDSPGSEPHQILDLGLKGRLHLVCQRCLQDCAVELDEKRRFVLVLTEAEADAYPIEDEEQEPLVVNQHFNLLETIEDEVLLSLPLIPKHPDGFCEPHVSSFGDEADEEVSNERENPFNILKNMKKN, from the coding sequence ATGAATCGTAATCAAGTTTTACCTCAAGTCGAACTACCTACTGAGCCAAATGCTTTAAAAAAGGTGGATTTTTGTGCTCCACAATCCTATAAGGGTGCTGGTTTTTTGGGCATCTCAGATTTACCTAGGGTGGCTGAGGAAGTGTCAACTGCCATCCCAGGTGACGGCTTTGATTGGTCAATTGAGACTCATTTTGAAGATTCACCGGGAAGCGAGCCCCATCAAATTTTAGATTTAGGTCTAAAAGGGCGTCTGCACCTAGTTTGCCAGCGCTGTTTGCAAGATTGTGCGGTCGAATTGGATGAAAAGCGCCGCTTTGTGCTCGTTTTGACTGAAGCCGAGGCGGATGCTTATCCCATTGAGGACGAGGAGCAGGAGCCTTTGGTGGTAAATCAGCATTTCAACCTCCTTGAAACCATAGAAGACGAAGTTTTGTTGTCATTACCCCTCATTCCTAAGCATCCAGATGGCTTTTGTGAGCCCCACGTCTCAAGCTTCGGTGATGAGGCGGACGAAGAGGTGTCAAATGAACGTGAAAATCCCTTTAACATATTGAAAAATATGAAAAAAAACTGA
- a CDS encoding Rne/Rng family ribonuclease — MKRMLFNATQQEELRVAIVDGQKLIDIDIEAAGREQRKGNIYKGVITRIEPSLEACFVNYGEERHGFLPFKEVARSYFKEGIDVRNASIKDALREGQEIIVQVEKEERGQKGAALTSFISLAGRYLVLMPNNPRGGGVSRRIEGEDRQELREAMSQLEVPDGMSIIARTAGIGRDATELQWDLSYLMQLWKAIDEAAKGNSAPLLIYLESSLVIRAIRDYFQPDIGEILIDTDDIYEQAAAFMSVVMPDNLPRVKRYQDDVPLFSRFQIEHQIETAYSRTVPLPSGGAIVIDHTEALVSVDVNSARATRGSDIEETATRTNLEAADEIARQARLRDLGGLVVIDFIDMESSKAQKDVENRLRDALRHDRARVQMGKISKFGLMEMSRQRLRPALSEGSHVTCPRCNGTGHIRDTESSALQVLRIIQEEAMKENTAAIHTQVPVEVAAFLLNEKRAEVIKIETRFKVNVLMVPNKHLETPHYKLERLRHDDPRLDDQKASYVMAEEAARELETDTTVSKKDADVKARPEAAVKGITPTQPAPMSQPRPARTEKVATESSGGFFGFIKKLFASSPKEEAKPAPSNNRGRNQGRGNDRNRGRNRRGERTDRTERPVANAAESSAPTEGGNNNRNRNNRNGNRNQGNQNGPKPERQANPVAITPATEAAPGSETTPSADGEERRGRGRNRRGRGRGQRERGERTEGGNDAANAPATAITANPFAGPPVGMAGASASMPIQNIVSSFSNAKPVAEKQERSERAPRAPRQSNRPAQDSAANPVTTPTPVVAVASVATVEVITKPAPELPKVSFQALEETPLHSVVQSAGMIWVSTDSSKHAEAQNQIQAEPVVHNLGRAPKPAAQLPDGPMVLVETGGQEKTV, encoded by the coding sequence ATGAAACGCATGTTGTTTAATGCAACTCAACAAGAAGAGTTGCGAGTTGCCATCGTTGATGGTCAAAAACTCATTGATATCGATATCGAAGCTGCCGGTCGTGAACAACGCAAAGGCAATATTTACAAAGGTGTGATTACCCGTATTGAGCCCTCTTTAGAGGCCTGCTTTGTCAATTATGGCGAAGAACGTCATGGCTTTTTGCCATTCAAAGAGGTTGCCCGCAGCTATTTTAAAGAGGGCATCGACGTCCGTAATGCCTCTATTAAGGACGCCTTACGCGAAGGTCAAGAAATCATTGTTCAAGTAGAAAAGGAAGAGCGTGGCCAAAAAGGCGCTGCCCTCACCTCATTTATCTCCTTGGCAGGCCGTTATTTGGTCTTAATGCCAAATAACCCGCGCGGAGGCGGCGTTTCCCGCCGCATTGAAGGCGAAGACCGTCAAGAACTTCGTGAAGCCATGTCTCAATTGGAAGTACCAGATGGTATGAGCATCATTGCTCGTACAGCTGGCATTGGTCGTGATGCTACTGAATTGCAATGGGACTTAAGTTACCTCATGCAATTGTGGAAAGCGATTGATGAAGCCGCTAAAGGCAATTCAGCCCCACTATTGATCTACCTAGAATCAAGCTTGGTGATTCGCGCGATTCGCGATTACTTCCAGCCAGATATTGGCGAGATTCTCATCGATACCGATGACATTTATGAACAAGCTGCTGCATTTATGTCTGTTGTTATGCCAGACAACTTGCCGCGAGTAAAACGCTATCAAGACGATGTGCCTTTGTTCTCGCGTTTCCAAATTGAGCATCAAATTGAAACTGCGTACTCACGTACTGTGCCACTGCCATCTGGCGGCGCAATCGTAATCGACCACACAGAAGCTTTGGTTTCTGTGGACGTGAACTCGGCACGCGCAACCCGTGGTTCCGACATTGAAGAGACTGCTACCCGCACTAACTTAGAAGCTGCAGATGAAATCGCCCGTCAAGCACGTTTACGTGACTTGGGAGGTTTAGTCGTTATTGACTTCATCGACATGGAATCCAGCAAAGCCCAGAAAGATGTTGAGAATCGTTTACGTGACGCATTACGTCATGACCGCGCTCGCGTTCAAATGGGCAAGATCTCCAAATTTGGCTTAATGGAAATGTCTCGTCAGCGCTTACGTCCAGCGCTCTCTGAAGGTAGTCATGTAACCTGCCCACGTTGTAACGGTACAGGCCATATTCGCGATACTGAATCTTCTGCATTGCAAGTTCTGCGCATCATTCAAGAAGAGGCAATGAAAGAAAACACGGCTGCAATTCATACACAGGTGCCAGTCGAAGTGGCTGCCTTCCTGTTAAATGAAAAACGCGCTGAAGTGATCAAGATTGAGACACGCTTCAAAGTCAATGTATTGATGGTGCCGAACAAGCATCTAGAAACTCCACACTACAAATTAGAGCGTTTGCGTCACGACGATCCACGTCTAGATGATCAAAAAGCAAGCTATGTAATGGCTGAAGAAGCTGCGCGTGAATTGGAAACAGATACAACAGTGAGCAAAAAAGATGCCGATGTGAAGGCACGTCCGGAAGCTGCTGTTAAAGGCATTACTCCAACACAACCTGCACCAATGAGCCAACCTCGTCCTGCTCGTACTGAAAAAGTGGCAACAGAAAGCTCTGGTGGTTTCTTTGGATTTATTAAGAAACTCTTCGCTTCATCACCTAAAGAAGAAGCAAAGCCAGCGCCAAGCAATAATCGTGGTCGCAACCAAGGGCGTGGCAACGATCGTAATCGTGGCCGTAATCGCCGCGGTGAACGTACCGATCGCACTGAGCGTCCAGTAGCGAATGCGGCCGAGAGTAGCGCGCCAACAGAAGGCGGCAACAACAATCGCAATCGTAACAACCGTAACGGAAACCGTAATCAAGGCAATCAAAATGGTCCGAAACCAGAACGCCAAGCTAACCCAGTTGCAATTACACCTGCAACTGAAGCTGCTCCTGGTAGCGAAACTACTCCGAGTGCTGATGGCGAAGAGCGTCGTGGACGTGGTCGAAACCGTCGTGGACGTGGTCGTGGTCAACGTGAACGTGGCGAACGTACTGAGGGTGGTAACGATGCAGCGAATGCACCAGCCACTGCGATAACAGCCAATCCATTTGCAGGTCCGCCCGTTGGTATGGCTGGCGCATCTGCAAGCATGCCGATTCAGAACATCGTCAGTAGCTTTAGCAATGCAAAACCTGTAGCAGAAAAACAAGAGCGATCAGAGCGTGCACCACGTGCTCCACGTCAATCCAATCGCCCTGCGCAAGACTCTGCTGCAAATCCTGTAACTACACCGACACCAGTAGTGGCTGTTGCTTCAGTGGCAACAGTAGAGGTAATTACTAAGCCGGCACCAGAACTTCCTAAAGTATCTTTCCAAGCTCTTGAGGAGACTCCGTTACACAGTGTTGTGCAATCTGCAGGCATGATTTGGGTCAGCACCGACTCATCTAAGCATGCTGAAGCGCAAAACCAGATTCAGGCAGAGCCTGTGGTTCATAACCTCGGCAGAGCCCCTAAGCCCGCCGCCCAACTTCCAGATGGTCCAATGGTTTTAGTTGAAACCGGCGGTCAGGAAAAAACGGTTTAA
- a CDS encoding HAD-IA family hydrolase produces the protein MSQANKLNRPYDLIVWDWDGTIMDSTPTIVHCIQQACRDLGFKEPDDKLASSVIGLGIQDSLRRAVPWIEPIHFQKLTDRFRYHYLAKDHELDLFVGIRDLLEELHAEQYLLGVATGKSRVGLDRSLKHHQIGHLFHETRTADESFSKPHPGMLLELSDATQVPTRRMLMIGDTTHDLDMAANAGVDAVAVTYGAHPPDTLKSSPSLAHVDNVAQLSQWLKNNLQH, from the coding sequence ATGTCGCAAGCCAATAAATTAAATCGTCCTTATGATCTCATTGTTTGGGATTGGGACGGAACCATTATGGATTCCACGCCAACGATTGTGCATTGCATACAACAGGCTTGTCGTGATTTAGGCTTTAAGGAGCCCGATGACAAGTTAGCGAGCTCGGTCATTGGTTTGGGAATTCAGGATTCATTGCGAAGAGCGGTACCTTGGATTGAGCCAATTCATTTTCAAAAGCTGACCGATCGATTCAGATATCACTATCTGGCTAAAGATCACGAGCTTGATTTGTTTGTCGGCATACGAGATTTGCTTGAGGAATTGCATGCGGAACAATATCTATTGGGCGTAGCGACTGGTAAATCTCGCGTAGGACTGGATCGCTCACTGAAGCACCATCAAATTGGACATCTTTTTCATGAAACCCGCACGGCCGATGAGTCTTTTTCAAAGCCGCATCCAGGCATGTTGTTGGAGCTGTCCGATGCCACTCAAGTGCCTACACGTCGTATGCTCATGATTGGTGATACCACGCATGATTTGGATATGGCAGCCAATGCGGGGGTAGACGCTGTTGCGGTTACTTATGGCGCTCATCCACCTGATACCTTGAAATCTTCGCCTTCCTTAGCGCATGTGGACAATGTTGCTCAACTATCTCAATGGCTTAAAAATAATTTGCAACACTAG
- a CDS encoding SAM-dependent methyltransferase, producing the protein MSKLGTLYLVPNTLGDDGRADQLPWVLPAETIAQSAKLRHWIVEDAKTARALLKAIDTVSALTCTIQEMQMSEWRGAARNAKYGDSIKPVDLLKPLLAGNDMGLMSEAGVPGVADPGAELVLEAHKLGAQVKPLVGPSSILLGLMASGLNGQRFAFQGYLPHDAHERTSKLKQLEIESRKFQQTQIWIETPYRNAAMLMACIHSLAPQSLLCLGVDLSLKSEMVTTLSIAEWRKRYPNETACASLQNRPTVFLLLA; encoded by the coding sequence ATGAGCAAACTCGGCACACTGTATTTAGTTCCCAACACCCTAGGTGATGATGGCCGCGCAGATCAGCTCCCCTGGGTATTGCCTGCCGAAACCATTGCGCAATCAGCCAAGCTAAGGCACTGGATTGTGGAAGATGCCAAAACAGCACGAGCTCTATTAAAAGCTATTGATACCGTTTCTGCGCTGACATGTACTATTCAAGAAATGCAAATGAGTGAGTGGCGTGGTGCAGCACGCAATGCCAAGTATGGTGACTCAATAAAACCTGTTGATTTGCTCAAGCCGCTACTTGCAGGTAACGATATGGGTTTAATGTCCGAAGCGGGGGTTCCGGGCGTAGCAGACCCAGGTGCTGAATTAGTTCTAGAAGCTCATAAACTGGGTGCTCAGGTGAAGCCATTGGTTGGTCCAAGCTCCATATTGCTGGGACTAATGGCAAGCGGTCTTAATGGGCAACGTTTTGCATTTCAGGGCTACTTGCCACATGACGCCCATGAACGCACCAGCAAACTCAAACAACTGGAGATTGAATCTAGAAAATTTCAGCAAACTCAAATATGGATTGAGACACCTTATCGTAATGCTGCCATGCTCATGGCTTGCATTCATTCGTTAGCACCACAAAGCCTGCTTTGTCTTGGCGTGGATCTCAGTCTCAAATCTGAGATGGTCACAACTCTTTCGATTGCTGAATGGCGTAAACGTTACCCCAATGAAACAGCTTGTGCGTCATTACAAAATAGGCCAACAGTATTTCTACTATTGGCCTAG